A genomic window from Nitrospirota bacterium includes:
- a CDS encoding helix-turn-helix domain-containing protein, with protein sequence MVSLKDKVEEMEREEIIRALKETGWIKAKAARVLGITERMIGYKIKKYGIKISMTGEESEFLDKQDL encoded by the coding sequence ATGGTTTCATTGAAAGACAAGGTAGAAGAGATGGAGAGGGAGGAGATAATCAGGGCCCTGAAGGAGACCGGTTGGATCAAGGCCAAGGCAGCGAGGGTCCTGGGGATTACAGAGAGGATGATAGGGTATAAGATCAAGAAGTACGGAATCAAAATAAGCATGACAGGAGAAGAGAGCGAGTTTCTTGACAAACAGGACTTATAA
- a CDS encoding PilT/PilU family type 4a pilus ATPase, with translation MKTGRGEQRQRLGELLVEHGLINTNQLKEALKRQAQVGGQIGSILIELGFITTDDLLDFLSRQLGVPSANLFKLDVPPKILRFLPLEKIRSLKVVPLAVDDNTVTLAMVNPRDMVTLSEIEFSLGKKVQPVVVPAVQMETAIKSLMSDPDKGLKGMALEKEAQKAETQKAPELLSLLRYLVESPATDMLLTAGVPPSLKIHNDIKRASMSSLTPLDCERYARGMMTGEAWERFIRKGDRDFAVTYPEIGRFRVSVYKQRNSISVAIRHIAEIIPTLEELNLPEWLKEYALKPQGLILVAGPTGHGKTTTLAAMIDIINTYRRCNIVTLEDPIEYLHKHKNSNVNQREIGLDTESFYEGLKRIFRQYPDVIVVGELRDKESFEIALQAADTGHLVLCTVHSNNSTTAIERIINMFPSHQQNLTRTKIADTLLLVFSQRLVSLREGDGRILAYEKLINSYRIKNLIREEKTHQIRSQMQVGTEEFSSIDSALANLYKEGLITFEKGLLYAENEQFFREIAGVV, from the coding sequence ATGAAGACAGGCAGAGGTGAACAAAGGCAGCGTCTTGGAGAATTACTTGTTGAGCATGGTCTGATTAATACAAACCAGTTGAAAGAGGCGCTGAAGAGGCAGGCTCAGGTGGGCGGGCAGATAGGGTCCATCCTGATAGAGCTGGGGTTTATTACAACTGACGATCTTCTGGACTTCCTGAGCAGGCAGCTTGGTGTCCCTTCTGCAAATCTGTTTAAGCTGGACGTGCCTCCGAAGATATTAAGGTTCCTTCCGCTGGAGAAGATCAGAAGTCTGAAGGTTGTTCCCCTTGCGGTTGATGATAATACAGTAACCCTTGCAATGGTGAATCCCCGTGACATGGTGACACTCAGTGAAATCGAGTTTTCCCTCGGCAAGAAGGTGCAGCCGGTAGTAGTGCCTGCCGTGCAGATGGAGACAGCGATAAAAAGCCTGATGTCGGATCCTGATAAAGGGCTTAAGGGTATGGCCCTTGAAAAGGAGGCTCAAAAGGCGGAGACACAAAAGGCGCCTGAACTGCTCTCTTTGCTGCGCTATCTGGTAGAGTCACCTGCAACCGATATGTTGCTTACCGCCGGAGTCCCTCCTTCCTTAAAGATTCACAATGATATAAAGAGGGCATCCATGTCCTCGCTTACTCCCCTTGATTGTGAAAGGTATGCGAGGGGGATGATGACCGGGGAGGCCTGGGAAAGATTTATCCGGAAAGGTGACCGGGATTTTGCCGTTACCTATCCTGAAATCGGACGATTCAGGGTAAGTGTTTACAAACAACGGAACTCCATCTCTGTTGCCATCAGGCACATAGCGGAAATCATACCCACCCTGGAGGAACTCAATCTGCCGGAGTGGTTGAAAGAGTATGCCCTGAAGCCTCAGGGGTTGATATTGGTGGCAGGTCCTACCGGACATGGTAAAACCACCACCCTTGCAGCAATGATTGATATTATCAACACCTACAGGAGATGCAACATTGTCACACTTGAAGACCCGATCGAATATCTCCACAAACATAAGAACAGCAATGTCAACCAGAGGGAGATCGGGCTCGATACCGAATCTTTTTATGAGGGGTTGAAACGTATCTTCAGGCAGTATCCCGACGTGATAGTTGTTGGGGAGTTGAGAGACAAGGAGAGTTTTGAAATAGCCCTGCAGGCAGCTGATACCGGACATCTTGTTTTATGCACGGTTCATTCAAATAATTCCACCACGGCAATTGAGAGGATCATTAATATGTTTCCGTCACACCAGCAAAACCTGACCAGGACAAAGATTGCCGATACCCTCCTGCTTGTATTCTCGCAGAGGCTGGTTTCCCTTAGAGAGGGTGATGGCAGGATACTTGCCTACGAAAAACTGATAAACAGTTACAGGATAAAGAACCTTATAAGAGAGGAGAAGACCCACCAGATAAGGTCTCAGATGCAGGTGGGGACAGAGGAGTTTTCCTCCATTGACAGCGCTCTGGCAAATCTTTACAAGGAAGGATTGATCACTTTTGAGAAGGGCCTGCTTTATGCTGAAAACGAACAATTCTTCAGGGAGATTGCCGGGGTGGTCTGA
- the fliW gene encoding flagellar assembly protein FliW — protein MISFSTTRFGSIEVPEEQVIHFPDGLFGFPGLKRYILMDHKETEVKWLQAIDDPDVAFIVINPFLINPSYQFEVPDAAKKLIGLEDVDDLAILVIVRVENNNVMANFQGPLILNSATRRGFQLVVESPGVYAYNMELQEKT, from the coding sequence GTGATCAGTTTCTCAACAACCAGATTCGGCAGCATCGAGGTACCGGAAGAACAGGTCATTCACTTTCCCGATGGGCTCTTCGGGTTCCCCGGCCTCAAAAGATATATCCTCATGGACCATAAGGAGACGGAAGTCAAATGGTTGCAGGCAATTGATGACCCTGATGTGGCCTTCATAGTAATCAATCCATTCCTGATAAATCCCTCCTATCAGTTTGAGGTCCCTGATGCGGCAAAAAAGCTCATCGGGCTTGAAGACGTTGATGACCTCGCAATCCTCGTAATTGTCAGGGTTGAGAACAACAATGTTATGGCAAATTTCCAGGGACCGCTTATTCTCAACTCGGCCACCAGAAGGGGTTTTCAATTAGTTGTTGAAAGTCCCGGAGTTTATGCTTATAATATGGAACTGCAAGAAAAGACCTGA
- the csrA gene encoding carbon storage regulator CsrA, with protein sequence MLVLTRKSDESIRIGDDIIIRVVEVKGNQVRLGIEAPRHFRIYREELYQKISRENRLSAMAGLDTFGKLKEVFRKS encoded by the coding sequence ATGCTGGTATTGACAAGGAAGTCAGACGAATCAATCCGCATTGGTGATGATATAATCATCAGGGTGGTGGAGGTAAAGGGAAATCAGGTAAGACTCGGGATAGAGGCACCAAGGCACTTCAGGATTTACAGGGAAGAGCTATACCAAAAAATCTCCAGGGAAAACAGGCTCTCTGCAATGGCAGGGCTGGATACCTTTGGCAAACTCAAGGAGGTCTTCAGAAAATCGTGA
- the flgL gene encoding flagellar hook-associated protein FlgL, with the protein MRISSFTVYDQLTRALQENLRRLYDAQETLATGKKINRPSQDIVGASRALDYKVSIKETQQNIKSIEGATANLEITGGILGDATNALSRLKELSLSALNGSMSSEDREATAKEVRELKMHLLSLGNSSFQGKYIFSGLLTDRMAFDPNTYDYRGDENNLEIKVGANARIKENLTGNEAFAYVQSSHKVVTLEEGTRYIHYIPGQVIDGTYPKNRVIIAISSTDDKSAVETELQGGPPYTSVEDTFYFDNMIQMTGQLQSALESNNTDRINAILTPIDDSIGQVTDARAELGARINFTETEHGRLDNSVLGLRTLLSATEDADLAEVISEVSKNEVALQALRNTGARLLSQSLLDFLQ; encoded by the coding sequence ATGAGAATCTCAAGCTTTACAGTATACGACCAGCTGACAAGGGCCCTGCAGGAGAACCTCAGAAGGCTCTATGATGCCCAGGAAACCCTTGCCACCGGAAAGAAGATAAACAGGCCGTCTCAGGATATTGTCGGGGCATCGAGGGCACTTGACTATAAGGTCAGCATTAAGGAGACTCAACAGAATATAAAGAGCATAGAGGGAGCAACAGCTAATCTTGAGATCACAGGCGGAATCCTTGGAGATGCCACCAATGCCCTTTCAAGGTTAAAGGAGCTCTCTCTTTCGGCACTGAACGGAAGCATGAGCAGTGAGGATAGAGAGGCAACGGCAAAGGAGGTCAGGGAACTGAAGATGCACCTGCTCAGTCTTGGAAACTCCTCATTTCAGGGCAAATATATCTTCAGCGGACTCCTGACAGACAGGATGGCTTTTGACCCCAACACTTATGATTACCGGGGCGATGAAAACAATCTGGAGATAAAGGTTGGGGCCAATGCAAGGATAAAGGAAAACCTGACGGGAAATGAGGCTTTTGCCTACGTTCAATCATCACACAAAGTAGTTACACTTGAGGAGGGGACAAGATATATTCATTACATTCCCGGACAGGTTATTGATGGAACCTATCCGAAAAACAGGGTGATAATAGCCATTTCCTCTACGGACGATAAGTCTGCAGTGGAGACAGAGCTTCAGGGTGGCCCGCCATACACTTCAGTAGAGGACACCTTTTATTTCGACAACATGATTCAGATGACAGGGCAGTTGCAAAGTGCCCTTGAGAGCAATAATACCGACAGGATCAATGCAATACTGACCCCGATTGACGATTCCATCGGACAGGTTACTGATGCAAGGGCGGAGTTAGGGGCAAGAATAAATTTCACGGAGACGGAGCATGGCAGACTGGATAATTCCGTTCTTGGTTTACGTACCCTCCTTTCCGCAACAGAGGATGCGGACCTTGCAGAGGTAATATCCGAGGTATCAAAAAACGAAGTAGCACTTCAGGCATTAAGGAATACAGGGGCAAGGTTGCTGAGCCAGTCCCTGCTGGATTTTCTGCAATGA
- the flgK gene encoding flagellar hook-associated protein FlgK, whose product MAIFGLFDIGKSAIFASRAALDVTANNIANINTPGFSRKEAILDIQTPGRTRAGFIGRGVTVGHIRRHYDNLLQNQILLQQQNFARSNSLGNVFRQVEEVFNEQQSPKFSGSFNEYINTWQEVADNPEALPQRSVLLQRARGLISMAKDMERSLRETVKHTDSEIEDSIDRINTITSKIASMNGMITEVEAGSSYEASDLRDKRDNLMGQLSELIGFSSFEDDSGRVTIVMGNKNLVERESSFALASVVNPDNTIDIMAGNDRVNDYISRGALSGLLASREDIQEGPLKNFRSLVASIVKETNLQHRQGYDLGGSTDNDFFAPLQLFTRDYSDGTAVTSKTISDLSQLTLHEYEIRFSDSSTYSVVDLATDTTVVPPTTYTSGSTIAFDGMEIVVSDDAGGPQGGDKFLVTPLELSIENFALNISSAEDVAASTYDYTLPGDNRNALAMIDLYQGDVSDIGNTFNDYYRTIVTLTGSMSSTAQDSTDFEQSLLNELNMRRESVSGVNLDEEAANLIRYQKAFEAGAKLIKVTDELLEVILNL is encoded by the coding sequence ATGGCAATATTCGGACTCTTTGATATCGGGAAATCCGCCATCTTTGCAAGCCGGGCTGCCCTTGATGTAACGGCAAATAATATTGCCAATATCAATACCCCCGGTTTTTCACGCAAGGAGGCGATCCTTGATATACAGACACCGGGAAGGACCAGGGCGGGTTTTATTGGACGGGGTGTCACCGTCGGACACATAAGACGCCATTACGACAACCTCCTGCAAAACCAGATACTACTTCAGCAGCAAAACTTTGCCAGGTCGAACAGCCTCGGAAATGTGTTCAGGCAGGTCGAAGAGGTATTTAATGAACAACAGTCCCCAAAATTTTCCGGCTCCTTCAATGAATACATAAATACCTGGCAGGAAGTAGCTGATAACCCTGAGGCTCTGCCACAACGCTCTGTCCTTTTGCAGAGGGCCAGGGGGTTGATATCCATGGCAAAGGATATGGAACGCTCACTCAGGGAGACTGTAAAACATACAGACAGCGAGATAGAAGATTCGATTGACAGGATAAACACTATAACCAGCAAGATTGCATCCATGAACGGGATGATAACAGAGGTGGAAGCCGGTTCCTCCTATGAGGCAAGCGACCTGAGAGACAAACGGGATAACCTGATGGGACAATTGAGCGAGCTGATCGGGTTCAGCTCTTTTGAAGACGACTCCGGACGGGTTACCATAGTGATGGGCAACAAAAACCTCGTTGAACGGGAAAGCTCTTTTGCACTTGCTTCTGTAGTAAACCCTGACAATACCATAGACATAATGGCAGGCAATGACCGGGTAAATGATTACATCTCAAGAGGTGCCCTGTCAGGCCTTCTTGCATCAAGGGAGGATATTCAGGAAGGCCCGCTGAAGAATTTCAGGAGCCTTGTTGCCTCCATCGTAAAGGAGACAAATCTGCAGCACCGGCAGGGATATGATCTTGGAGGGTCAACGGACAACGACTTCTTTGCCCCGCTTCAGTTATTTACAAGGGATTACTCGGACGGGACGGCTGTAACCTCTAAAACCATCTCCGACCTAAGCCAGCTGACACTCCACGAATATGAAATACGGTTCAGCGATTCATCCACATACAGTGTAGTTGACCTTGCAACGGATACGACCGTTGTTCCCCCGACTACCTATACCTCCGGCAGTACAATAGCATTTGACGGTATGGAGATAGTAGTATCAGATGATGCCGGCGGCCCCCAGGGAGGAGATAAATTCCTTGTAACTCCTCTTGAGCTATCCATTGAAAACTTCGCCCTCAATATATCTTCTGCTGAAGACGTGGCGGCATCAACCTATGATTACACCCTGCCGGGGGACAACAGAAACGCACTTGCCATGATTGATCTGTATCAGGGGGATGTTTCAGACATAGGGAACACTTTTAACGATTACTACCGTACAATAGTAACCCTTACAGGCTCCATGAGCAGCACTGCACAGGACAGTACGGACTTTGAACAGAGCCTGCTTAATGAGCTGAATATGAGAAGGGAATCAGTATCGGGGGTTAACCTTGATGAAGAGGCTGCAAACCTCATCAGATACCAGAAGGCATTCGAGGCAGGGGCAAAACTCATAAAGGTCACCGACGAACTGCTGGAGGTGATACTCAACTTATGA
- a CDS encoding flagellar protein FlgN, whose translation MKNSARILKILEEQVRSYSRLYDLLKGEKEAIVSFDPLAVETLAKEKDNIVLQLRLLEEERKRLADEFFGDREGGRSISDLHSITGNKKFLDLRSQLLSLMQGIGELNEINRLLIERASLHLRVSSAFFQTFDIKASPSGTISREA comes from the coding sequence ATGAAGAATTCAGCCCGGATACTGAAGATACTCGAAGAACAGGTAAGGAGTTACTCAAGGCTCTATGACCTGCTGAAGGGTGAAAAAGAGGCGATCGTCTCCTTTGACCCTTTAGCGGTTGAAACCCTTGCCAAAGAAAAAGACAATATAGTGCTCCAGTTAAGACTCCTTGAAGAAGAGAGGAAGAGACTTGCTGATGAATTCTTCGGAGACAGGGAGGGGGGGAGAAGTATTTCCGACCTTCACAGTATTACCGGAAACAAAAAATTCCTCGATCTCCGCTCTCAGCTCCTCAGTCTCATGCAGGGCATAGGAGAACTGAATGAGATCAACAGACTGCTCATAGAACGGGCATCCCTTCATCTCAGGGTCTCATCCGCCTTTTTCCAGACCTTTGACATTAAAGCCTCGCCTTCAGGCACCATCTCAAGGGAGGCCTGA
- the flgM gene encoding flagellar biosynthesis anti-sigma factor FlgM — protein sequence MKIYGGKPPEGQDVYLRAQKAQGKDATGKSEQLQGSKTVADRVEVSGKAKEINEMKAEIQKLPEVRADRVEAIRQAIEAGTYRIDPAKVLSRMLEEI from the coding sequence ATGAAGATTTACGGTGGAAAGCCTCCTGAGGGACAGGATGTTTATCTCAGGGCTCAGAAGGCACAAGGCAAGGATGCCACCGGAAAAAGCGAGCAGTTACAGGGCAGTAAGACAGTAGCTGACCGTGTCGAGGTTTCGGGCAAGGCAAAGGAAATTAACGAGATGAAGGCAGAAATTCAAAAACTCCCCGAGGTAAGGGCTGACAGGGTTGAGGCTATCAGGCAGGCCATCGAGGCTGGCACATACAGGATAGACCCTGCAAAGGTTCTCAGCAGGATGTTAGAGGAGATATGA
- a CDS encoding rod-binding protein translates to MIDPSILSIYSTVPRDQDNRTDAGNKTSEAETERVARKFESLFIYELLKGMRGMNGKGLFQGGLSGDVFQTLFDMELAKTLAERGTGISEMLMKSLRGNED, encoded by the coding sequence ATGATTGATCCGTCTATTCTTTCAATTTACAGCACAGTGCCTCGAGACCAGGATAACAGAACAGATGCCGGAAACAAAACGTCTGAAGCGGAAACAGAACGGGTGGCCCGGAAATTTGAATCCCTCTTTATCTATGAACTCCTGAAGGGCATGCGTGGCATGAACGGTAAGGGGCTCTTTCAGGGAGGACTGTCCGGTGATGTATTTCAGACGCTCTTTGATATGGAACTCGCAAAGACCCTTGCTGAAAGGGGCACGGGAATTTCTGAAATGCTCATGAAATCACTCCGGGGGAATGAAGATTAA
- a CDS encoding flagellar basal body P-ring protein FlgI — protein sequence MKRIAFSAVMVLILVLPNQAVNAERIKDIASIEGVRENQLVGYGLVVGLNGTGDKGRATMQSMANMLARMGLTVNPRDIKAKNTATVMVTATLPPFPRAGNRVDALVSAMADAKDIQGGTLLMTPLKGPDGKVYGLAQGPVSIGGFSAGSGGTGVQKNHPTVGRIPNGVIIEREIPMSLNSLTEVKIILHNPDFTVASNMMREINRALKNGYASALDPSTVALQVPEPYKGRIVELLRLVENINVAVDLPARVIINERTGTVVIGENVRISPVAIAHGGLTIEITTEYQVSQPPSFSAGETVVVPSREVKVKEEKAHLIQVSGTSLGEVVRALNAMGVTSRDLIAILQALKASGALRAELEII from the coding sequence ATGAAAAGGATTGCATTCAGTGCTGTCATGGTTCTTATTCTGGTATTGCCGAACCAGGCAGTCAATGCCGAGAGGATAAAGGACATTGCATCCATTGAGGGTGTAAGGGAGAACCAGCTTGTCGGGTACGGACTGGTTGTAGGCCTGAACGGAACCGGGGACAAGGGCAGGGCCACCATGCAGAGCATGGCAAATATGCTGGCACGGATGGGTCTCACTGTCAACCCAAGAGACATAAAGGCAAAAAATACGGCAACCGTAATGGTCACGGCAACCCTGCCCCCCTTCCCAAGGGCCGGAAACAGAGTGGATGCGCTTGTCTCTGCCATGGCCGATGCCAAGGATATACAGGGCGGAACTCTCCTTATGACCCCCCTGAAAGGACCTGACGGAAAGGTCTATGGCCTCGCACAGGGCCCTGTCTCAATAGGGGGCTTTTCTGCAGGCAGCGGGGGCACCGGTGTCCAGAAAAACCATCCCACGGTGGGAAGAATACCAAACGGCGTTATTATTGAAAGGGAAATCCCCATGTCACTGAATTCACTCACCGAGGTGAAAATAATACTTCACAATCCCGACTTCACTGTGGCCTCAAACATGATGAGGGAGATAAACAGGGCTTTAAAGAACGGATACGCATCGGCCCTGGACCCATCCACCGTGGCACTGCAGGTCCCTGAGCCATACAAGGGAAGAATCGTTGAACTTCTAAGGCTTGTTGAAAATATCAATGTCGCTGTTGATCTTCCTGCAAGGGTAATAATCAACGAAAGGACAGGCACTGTAGTAATAGGCGAAAACGTCCGCATCTCACCTGTAGCAATTGCCCACGGAGGTCTCACCATAGAGATCACAACTGAATATCAGGTCTCCCAGCCACCTTCATTCTCAGCGGGAGAGACAGTGGTGGTTCCTTCAAGAGAGGTAAAGGTAAAAGAGGAAAAGGCCCACCTTATACAGGTCTCAGGCACCTCGCTTGGTGAGGTGGTGAGGGCGCTGAATGCCATGGGTGTTACATCACGCGACCTGATAGCCATCCTTCAGGCCCTCAAGGCCTCAGGGGCTCTCAGGGCGGAACTGGAGATTATCTGA
- a CDS encoding flagellar basal body L-ring protein FlgH — MCNHSPNRNNVLLSTLGTLIMLFSAGCASTNTLPPPSPNYITVPASSEHRYTTPGSIYRERASLFEDRRARRLNDLVTVLIIENVSGSKKAETKTAKDSTLNAGIDAFFGAPLNMNLNNLYGKGNTFSPTAGSSFKNDFQGTGETTREGSLKGTITARVIDVLPNGNLVIESRKEVTLNYEKQVLVLKGLIRPDDISTNNTIYSTKVADARIFLVGDGIIDNKQVSGWLGNIVDRIWPF; from the coding sequence ATGTGCAACCATAGTCCAAACAGGAACAATGTCCTGCTGTCAACCCTGGGAACCTTAATAATGTTATTCTCTGCGGGGTGTGCATCCACAAATACGCTTCCGCCACCATCCCCCAATTATATAACAGTACCGGCTTCATCAGAGCACCGATATACCACCCCAGGCTCCATCTACCGGGAAAGGGCAAGCCTGTTTGAGGACAGAAGGGCCAGGCGGCTAAACGACCTTGTAACCGTACTGATCATTGAAAACGTATCAGGGAGCAAAAAGGCAGAGACAAAGACAGCAAAGGATTCAACCCTGAATGCGGGCATAGATGCTTTCTTCGGTGCTCCTCTCAACATGAACCTGAACAATCTCTACGGGAAGGGCAATACTTTTTCGCCAACAGCAGGCAGTTCATTCAAGAATGATTTTCAGGGTACAGGGGAGACAACAAGAGAGGGCTCTCTCAAGGGCACCATCACGGCAAGGGTCATTGACGTCCTGCCCAATGGGAACCTCGTTATAGAATCAAGGAAAGAGGTAACACTGAACTATGAAAAACAGGTCCTTGTGCTGAAAGGCCTGATAAGACCTGACGACATATCCACAAACAACACCATTTACAGCACAAAGGTTGCCGATGCCCGGATATTCCTCGTAGGTGACGGAATAATCGACAACAAGCAGGTCTCGGGCTGGCTTGGAAACATAGTTGACAGGATATGGCCGTTTTAG
- the flgA gene encoding flagellar basal body P-ring formation chaperone FlgA, whose product MISLLIALTIVSGWAPEAVIQDYLVNNYPWPEIQVQRVVPDEALPRSRPVEIITERGPLGRASFIFRFADNREVRIKAYITAREQVVKTRRALYRGTLISSTDVYATMMDVRKIPRGAIRDIRMARGKVLKRSLPADSTLTEAITGEKPLIKKGQRVTLFYKSNSLRVTAPGVAKEDGFSKMEISVMNLRSRKTITGIVENRGTVNVQP is encoded by the coding sequence ATGATATCCCTGTTGATAGCCTTAACAATCGTCTCCGGATGGGCTCCTGAAGCCGTTATTCAGGACTACCTCGTGAACAATTATCCCTGGCCGGAGATTCAGGTACAGAGGGTTGTCCCGGACGAGGCCCTGCCCCGGAGCAGGCCGGTTGAGATTATAACTGAAAGGGGGCCCCTTGGCAGGGCTTCTTTCATATTCCGGTTCGCTGATAACAGGGAAGTGCGAATAAAGGCATACATAACGGCAAGGGAACAGGTTGTAAAGACCAGAAGGGCATTATACAGAGGAACCCTTATCAGCAGCACTGATGTCTATGCCACGATGATGGATGTCAGAAAAATCCCCAGGGGTGCAATAAGAGATATAAGGATGGCAAGGGGAAAGGTACTGAAAAGGTCATTGCCTGCAGACAGCACCTTGACAGAGGCAATAACAGGTGAAAAACCCCTGATCAAAAAGGGACAGCGTGTTACCCTCTTTTACAAATCCAATTCACTGCGGGTGACCGCACCAGGCGTGGCCAAAGAGGACGGCTTCTCCAAAATGGAGATATCCGTGATGAATCTGAGATCAAGAAAGACAATAACCGGAATTGTAGAAAACAGGGGAACAGTAAATGTGCAACCATAG
- the flgG gene encoding flagellar basal-body rod protein FlgG produces the protein MIRSLFIAATGMEAQKLNIDVIANNLANVNTPGYKRSRADFQELMYEEIKTPGAASADGTQLPSGIQIGLGVRPVAVQKLFEQGDFTPTGNPLDMVVEGDGFFQIVKPDGEIAYTRAGAFKLDSEGRIVTSEGYPMEPEITIPSDTTQITINSDGSINATQPGSSAPTEVGQLEIAKFSNPGGLKSIGKNLFEETASSGVPTTGVAGTEGLGTIQQGFIELSNVNIVDEMVQMIVSQRAYEINSKVVQAADDMMQIANNLRR, from the coding sequence ATGATAAGGTCACTCTTTATTGCTGCAACAGGCATGGAAGCCCAGAAACTGAACATTGATGTTATAGCCAACAACCTTGCAAATGTAAATACTCCCGGATACAAACGGAGCAGGGCTGATTTTCAGGAACTGATGTATGAGGAGATAAAGACCCCGGGGGCGGCTTCCGCCGATGGCACACAGTTGCCCTCAGGCATACAGATCGGGCTCGGCGTCAGACCTGTAGCTGTTCAGAAGCTATTTGAGCAGGGAGACTTTACTCCCACAGGAAACCCCCTTGATATGGTAGTAGAGGGAGACGGCTTCTTTCAGATCGTAAAACCGGATGGCGAGATTGCCTATACAAGGGCCGGCGCATTCAAGCTGGATAGCGAGGGCAGAATTGTAACATCTGAAGGATACCCCATGGAACCCGAGATAACCATCCCGTCAGATACAACCCAGATAACCATAAACTCGGACGGAAGTATAAATGCAACACAACCCGGCAGCTCTGCTCCCACCGAGGTAGGACAGCTTGAGATTGCAAAATTCTCCAACCCGGGCGGCCTGAAGTCAATTGGAAAGAATCTCTTTGAAGAGACAGCTTCATCTGGCGTGCCGACCACCGGCGTCGCCGGCACTGAAGGTCTGGGAACGATTCAGCAGGGATTTATTGAGCTCAGCAATGTAAATATTGTAGACGAGATGGTACAGATGATTGTAAGCCAGAGGGCCTACGAGATTAACTCAAAGGTAGTACAGGCTGCGGATGACATGATGCAGATAGCAAATAATCTTAGAAGGTAA
- a CDS encoding flagellar hook-basal body complex protein: MIGTALALTKPVMYKGIYIAASGAILKDAELSLTARNIANASTPGYKKERTSFSSFLLPSTENISNPERVMVEKGKVVTDFSAGDFIKTGNPLDVAIEGDGFFVLEGERYTRRGDFRLDEEGYLLNIDGLKVMGVDDTPIQLPQGRVEIGPGGDILVNDTTVGRLKIVDFPQPYNLIQAGEATYLAPADLKPVESSSRVSPGVIEGSNVNIIKEMVGMIKTTREFETYQKMIQAFDSATSKALNEIGRI; the protein is encoded by the coding sequence ATGATTGGCACAGCTCTTGCTTTAACAAAACCCGTCATGTACAAAGGCATATACATAGCGGCATCAGGCGCCATACTCAAGGATGCAGAACTCTCACTCACTGCGCGCAATATCGCCAATGCATCAACTCCGGGCTACAAAAAGGAACGGACATCCTTCAGCTCCTTTCTCCTGCCTTCTACTGAAAATATCTCCAATCCTGAACGCGTCATGGTAGAAAAGGGAAAAGTCGTCACTGATTTTTCAGCCGGAGACTTCATAAAAACCGGCAACCCTCTTGACGTTGCCATTGAGGGTGATGGTTTCTTTGTACTTGAAGGTGAAAGGTACACAAGGAGGGGGGATTTCAGGCTTGATGAAGAGGGATACCTCTTGAACATTGACGGACTGAAGGTGATGGGTGTGGATGATACCCCGATTCAGCTCCCCCAGGGGAGGGTGGAAATAGGACCCGGAGGGGATATCCTGGTAAATGATACAACAGTGGGAAGGCTCAAAATTGTTGACTTTCCCCAGCCATACAATCTCATTCAGGCAGGAGAAGCCACATACCTTGCCCCAGCGGACTTGAAGCCGGTTGAGTCATCTTCACGGGTCTCGCCGGGTGTAATCGAGGGCTCTAATGTAAATATTATAAAGGAGATGGTCGGAATGATAAAAACAACAAGGGAGTTTGAGACTTACCAGAAAATGATACAGGCCTTTGATTCAGCCACATCAAAGGCACTAAACGAGATAGGGAGGATTTAG